A window of Nicotiana tabacum cultivar K326 chromosome 24, ASM71507v2, whole genome shotgun sequence contains these coding sequences:
- the LOC107804080 gene encoding large ribosomal subunit protein eL24-like: MVLKTELCRFSGGKIYPGRGIRFIRSDSQVFLFLNSKCKRYFHNRLKPSKLTWTAMYRKQHKKDIAQEAVKKRRRATKKPYSRSIVGATLEVIQKKRTERPEVRDAAREAALREIKERIKKTKDEKKAKKAEVMAKSQKAGGKGNLPKGGASKGPKLGGGGGKR; this comes from the exons ATGGTTCTCAA GACAGAACTCTGTCGTTTCAGTGGCGGCAAGATTTACCCCGGGAGGGGCATCAGATTTATTCGTTCAGATTCTCAG GTGTTCCTATTCCTCAATTCAAAATGCAAAAGATACTTCCACAACAGGCTGAAGCCATCAAAACTTACTTGGACAGCTATGTATAGGAAGCAACACAAGAAG GATATTGCACAAGAAGCTGTTAAGAAGAGGCGACGTGCCACCAAGAAGCCTTACTCTAGGTCCATTGTGGGTGCAACCTTGGAGGTTATCCAGAAGAAAAGAACTGAAAGGCCAGAAGTTCGAGATGCTGCCAGGGAGGCTGCTCTTCG TGAAATTAAGGAAAGGATTAAGAAGACAAAGGATGAAAAGAAGGCTAAGAAAGCAGAGGTGATGGCCAAGTCCCAGAAAGCTGGAGGAAAGGGCAACCTCCCCAAAGGAGGTGCATCAAAAGGTCCTAAGCTTGGTGGCGGCGGAGGAAAACGCTAA